Below is a window of Myxococcales bacterium DNA.
TCTCCGCACGGAAGTGGATCTGGAGAACGGCGAAGTGCGGGTGGGTGATCAGGAAGGCCCGGTAGAGTAAGGCTCGATTCCATGGATCCCAGGCTCCTACGTCAATACAACCGCGAACTGCAGCATGTCCGCGAGATGGGGGGCGAGTTCGCCGCAGCCTTTCCAAAGATCGCGGGTCGCCTGGGTCTTGACACCTTCGAGTGTTCGGACCCCTATGTCGAACGCCTCCTCGAGGCCTTCGCCTTCCTGGCGGCCCGGGTTCAGCTGCGCATCGACTCGGAGTTTCCCCGGTTCACGCAGCATCTGCTCGAGATGGTGTACCCCCACTACCTCGCACCCACGCCATCGATGCTCGTGGCCGAGTTCGGTCCCAACCACGGGGAGGGCGCGCTCGTCGAAGGCTTCCGAGTCCCCCGCGGCTCGAGCTTCCGCAGCAGGACCACCCGCGACGAGCCCACGCCCTGCCGCTACCTCACTGGCCAGGACCTCACGCTGTGGCCCCTCACGCTCGAAGAGGTCGAGTACAGCGGCTTTCTCGGCGGCCTCTCCGGTCTGCCCTCATCGCTCATCGGAAAAGCAAGGGCGATCGTCCGCCTGCGCCTGCGCACCACAGGCAACGTCCGGTTCCGCGACCTCAAACTCGATCGGCTCCCCGTCTTCATCAAGGGCGGAGGAGAGCTCGGCATGCGGCTTTATGAGCAGCTCATGGCCCGGGTGAACGCCGTCATCATCGCCCCGCCCGGCCGTCCGCCCGTTTGGCGCGAGATCCTGGACGACCACCCCATCGAACCCGTCGGCTTCACGGACGACGAAGCCCTGCTTCCCTACGGCACCCGATCTTTTCAGGGCTACCGTCTCCTTCAGGAGTACTTCGCTTTCCCGAACCGTTTCCTTTCGTTTGCGCTCTCGGGCTTGCAGCCAGCTCTTCGCCGCGCCGACACGAGCGAGCTCGACGTTCACATCGTACTCAACCAGCGCGACGATGCCCTCGAAGGCGTGGTGGACAAGTCCCGCATGGCGCTCTTCTGCGTGCCGGCGGTGAACCTGTTTCCGCACAAAGCCGATCGCATTCACCTCAACGACGTCGACAGCGAATACCATATCGTCCCCGATCGCACGCGCCCCTTCGACTTCGAGGTTCACACCGTGACCGACGTCCTGGGTTTCGGGGCCAGCGTCACGGAAAAACGCCGCTTCCTGCCGCTCTACGCCCCCCTCGAGAGCCGCGAGGGGTCCGTCGAGCCCGCCTACTTCACCCTGGAGCGCCAACCCCGCTTGCTCTCGGAAAGGCAACGCGCGCAGGGGCCCCGCTCGAAGTACGTGGGCAGCGAGGTCTTTCTTTCGCTCGTGGACGGCAAGGAGGGCCCCTATAAATCCGATCTCAAGCAGTTGGCGGTCGATGTGCTCTGCACGAACCGCGACCTGCCCCTGCACATGCCGCTCGGCCAGGGCGAGTCCGACTTCATCTTGGAGACCGGCGCTCCGGTATCGTCCGTACGCTGCGTGGCCGGCCCGACCCCGCCGCGGGAATCCCACGCCCACGGCGATACGGCGTGGCGGCTCATCAGCCACCTGTCCTTCAACTACCTGTCCCTCACGCACGCCGATCCCACCCAGGGGGCCGGTGTGCTGCGCGAGTTCTTGCGCCTCTACGGTGACTTCGCCGACAACAGCGTCAAGAAGCAGATCGAAGGCGTACGAGGTCTGTCCGCCGAGGCGATCACCCGCAGGCTGCCCTTGGCAGGGCCCACCGTCTTCGGCCGGGGAGTCGAGATGCGCGTGACCCTCGACGAGGCCGCCTTCGAAGGCTCGGGCACCTTCTTGCTCGGACAAGTTTTGGCCCGCTTCTTCGCACGCTTCGTCTCCGTGAACTCCTTCACCGAAACCGTGCTTTCCACCCCTCAACGGGGCGAGGTGAACCGATGGCCGGTGACCCTGGGACTTCGACCGATTCTCTAGGTTTTCTCGACCGGCTGGAGCGTGAGCCGAGCGCCTTCGATTTTTTCCAGGCACTCCGGCGGATCGAATGCCAGTTTCGCGACAAACCGCGCCTGGGCTCGGCGGCTCGTCCCGCGGACGAGCCCCTCCGCATCGGCCAAGATCCCACCTTGACCTTCGCAGCGTCCTCCCTGGCCAGCTTCAAGCCTCCCCAGGACGGGCGTCCCGGACGCCTCTCGGTGCTCTTTCAGGGCTTCTTCGGGCCGAACGGTCCTCTGCCGCTTCACCTCACCGAGTACGCTCGCGACCGCCTTCGTAACGCCGGCGACCCCACCTTCGCCCGGTTTGCCGACGTTTTCCATCATCGCCTGCTCCTGCTTTTCTACCGCGCTTGGGCGCAAGCCCGTCCCGTGGTGGCCCACGATCGCCCCGAGTCGGATCGCTTCGCCACCTACGTGGGATCGCTCTTTGGTGGCGTGCCCGTGGGCGCTCATGCGGGGCACGGCCTCGACCACGCAACGAAGCTCTTCTTTGCGGGGCACCTCTCCGGGCAAACGAAAAACCCCGAGAGCCTCGCCGCGCTCCTGCGCAACGCCCTCGGCGTGCCCGCCCAGATCGAAGAGTTCGTGGGCGAGTGGGTTCAGCTCCCTGCCGAGGCCCGGTGGCGTCTCGGACGCTCGTCGCAACCCGGCTACCTCGGACAGAGCGCCACCCTGGGGGCGCGGGCGTGGATGGTTCAGCACAAGTTCCGGGTCGTCTTGGGCCCGCTCGAGCCTGGCGCCCAGCGGGCGTTCCAGCCCGGCGGCCCGCTGCTCACCCGGGTCTCCCAGCTGGTCGCGAGCTACGTGGGGGACGAATGGCGATGGGATCTGAAACTCAAGCTCAAGCAAGCCGAAGCCACGCGCCTCGGTCAATCGGGTCACCTCGCCTGGTCTGCGTTCCTGACGCAGCCCGGAGCGGCTGATGACAACAGCTTGGTGCTCGAACCACAACGACAGGCTTCTGCGGGCGCGCACATGGGCGTATAACCTGCACCTGAATCCAACCTAAGACGGGAGAGAGCGATGTCGGAGATCAGCCGGGTTTCCCTTTTCGGGAAGCTCAACAGCCTTGGCTACCGTGCGATCGAGAGCGCCACGGTTTTCTGCAAGATGCGGGGCAACCCCTACGT
It encodes the following:
- the tssG gene encoding type VI secretion system baseplate subunit TssG, yielding MAGDPGTSTDSLGFLDRLEREPSAFDFFQALRRIECQFRDKPRLGSAARPADEPLRIGQDPTLTFAASSLASFKPPQDGRPGRLSVLFQGFFGPNGPLPLHLTEYARDRLRNAGDPTFARFADVFHHRLLLLFYRAWAQARPVVAHDRPESDRFATYVGSLFGGVPVGAHAGHGLDHATKLFFAGHLSGQTKNPESLAALLRNALGVPAQIEEFVGEWVQLPAEARWRLGRSSQPGYLGQSATLGARAWMVQHKFRVVLGPLEPGAQRAFQPGGPLLTRVSQLVASYVGDEWRWDLKLKLKQAEATRLGQSGHLAWSAFLTQPGAADDNSLVLEPQRQASAGAHMGV
- the tssF gene encoding type VI secretion system baseplate subunit TssF gives rise to the protein MDPRLLRQYNRELQHVREMGGEFAAAFPKIAGRLGLDTFECSDPYVERLLEAFAFLAARVQLRIDSEFPRFTQHLLEMVYPHYLAPTPSMLVAEFGPNHGEGALVEGFRVPRGSSFRSRTTRDEPTPCRYLTGQDLTLWPLTLEEVEYSGFLGGLSGLPSSLIGKARAIVRLRLRTTGNVRFRDLKLDRLPVFIKGGGELGMRLYEQLMARVNAVIIAPPGRPPVWREILDDHPIEPVGFTDDEALLPYGTRSFQGYRLLQEYFAFPNRFLSFALSGLQPALRRADTSELDVHIVLNQRDDALEGVVDKSRMALFCVPAVNLFPHKADRIHLNDVDSEYHIVPDRTRPFDFEVHTVTDVLGFGASVTEKRRFLPLYAPLESREGSVEPAYFTLERQPRLLSERQRAQGPRSKYVGSEVFLSLVDGKEGPYKSDLKQLAVDVLCTNRDLPLHMPLGQGESDFILETGAPVSSVRCVAGPTPPRESHAHGDTAWRLISHLSFNYLSLTHADPTQGAGVLREFLRLYGDFADNSVKKQIEGVRGLSAEAITRRLPLAGPTVFGRGVEMRVTLDEAAFEGSGTFLLGQVLARFFARFVSVNSFTETVLSTPQRGEVNRWPVTLGLRPIL